CACGAGCTCATGCTGCCCTGCGCCGACGCCCGCCCCAGCCAGATCCGCCACCTCAACCTCGACTCGGCACTCCGCTGGTGGCGCACCGACCTGGTCAAACACCGCAGCTTCCCGCTCCAGGCGGCACTCGTCGACGCCTGCCGCGTCGACGCGCCCCGCGACACGCGCTGGAACTTCGGCAGCACCGACTACGGCGGCGGCAGCTCGGTGCCGGGACGCCGCCAGTTCCGCCTCTACGCCTCCCGCGAGGGCGAAGCCGCGCAGAACGACGCAGAACGCGGCGCAGGCCGCTTCACCGAAGCCCTCCTGGCGGAACTCGGCGGTGCCTCCGTACGCGAGAGCGTCAGCGGACTCCCCGTCGCCGCCCGCAGCATCCACCGCACCTTCCGGGAACTGCGCGAACGCGGCGAGGGCTGGCAGCTCCCGCAGTTCCTCGTGGACCGCGACTGGGACGCCTGCTCCTTCCTCGACGACGACCTGGCCGCGGCCGCACCGCCCCCGGCCGCCCGCCTCGACCAGCAGGCCTGGGACGGCCTCGGCACCCTCTTCGACGGCCGCGAACTGCCGCGCTGCGCCCACGAGGCCTACGCCTGGGCGTTCAGGACGGCCGGCTGCACCACCCCGGTCGGCGGCGGACTGCCGGGCGACAACCTCCTGGACGTCGTCCAGGACCTCGACGAACGCCAGGGCGGACGCGCCGGGATGCCGCTCGCCGTGCCCTTCGTACGGTTCCTCGCCGACCGGGCCGCCACCGCGGGCGACACGGCGTGGGCGGGGCGGCTGAAGGACTGGGTGGACACCACCCGCGAGCGGCTCGCCCTGCCGGTGCTGCCCCCGCCGCCGCCCCCCGCGCGCACGACCGTCGTCCACGTCGGGCTGGAGCCGCCGCCGGACGGAGGGCCGGGCTTCCGGGCACGCATGTGGCTGCGCGGCGAACGCACCGAGCACATATGGGAATCACGGGGCGCGCCCGTCCGGCTGGACACCGTACGGGAGGAACTCCTGCGGCAGCTCGCCCTCGTCGGGGCGGCGGACGGCGGCGGAGCCGGACCACAGGCCCCGGACGGCGTCGACCGCATCGAGTTCCACGTGCCGTACGAACTGCTCGACACCGACTTCGACCAGTGGCCGGTGCCCCGCGGCCCGGCCGGCCGGCACCGCGCCCTCGGCCTGCTCCACCAGGTCGTCGTGCGCTGCCCGCAGGAGCGCGCGGACACCCGCGCCGAGTGGCGCACCAGCTGGCGCTGGCTGTGCG
This DNA window, taken from Streptomyces sp. TN58, encodes the following:
- a CDS encoding caspase family protein, encoding MTPTDFLPPALGPQRTFALVAGVERYDISHRWNLRGPARDALRFAHWLTGPAQVPPGNLRLLLSPLDEPEALPWPDSPAMAALRTAYRPATEENVKAALLDELPQCDGDLLWIFWAGHGYLGPRHELMLPCADARPSQIRHLNLDSALRWWRTDLVKHRSFPLQAALVDACRVDAPRDTRWNFGSTDYGGGSSVPGRRQFRLYASREGEAAQNDAERGAGRFTEALLAELGGASVRESVSGLPVAARSIHRTFRELRERGEGWQLPQFLVDRDWDACSFLDDDLAAAAPPPAARLDQQAWDGLGTLFDGRELPRCAHEAYAWAFRTAGCTTPVGGGLPGDNLLDVVQDLDERQGGRAGMPLAVPFVRFLADRAATAGDTAWAGRLKDWVDTTRERLALPVLPPPPPPARTTVVHVGLEPPPDGGPGFRARMWLRGERTEHIWESRGAPVRLDTVREELLRQLALVGAADGGGAGPQAPDGVDRIEFHVPYELLDTDFDQWPVPRGPAGRHRALGLLHQVVVRCPQERADTRAEWRTSWRWLCGRGGRHAEAVRVIEDAEVTDMLGMELAERPAPACVLAHTESAPHAGLLEAVLEGGVPVAVWRRGGTATAPPLLDLLAPAGPDGRPDPGALDVLALPARVREVRRAAAGAAAGAARAAPGGGRLPAGEDQLVLLWDDPDDIPDSRSLA